In Halosegnis marinus, one genomic interval encodes:
- a CDS encoding nuclear transport factor 2 family protein, translating to MNAAARIRDYYDALRAGDPLHPFFREDETTVKFGVGEELSGYEAVAAGLRDQTATTTGWEVESRDLRVGSEGPAAWFADDVYMGWNDTEAGIRYEFDTRWSGSLLREDDEWLFTGMHVSTEVNR from the coding sequence ATGAACGCGGCCGCGAGGATACGCGACTACTACGACGCGTTGCGCGCCGGCGACCCCCTTCACCCGTTCTTCCGCGAGGACGAGACGACGGTGAAGTTCGGCGTCGGCGAGGAGCTGTCGGGGTACGAGGCCGTCGCGGCGGGCCTGCGCGACCAGACGGCGACCACGACCGGGTGGGAAGTGGAGTCCCGGGACCTCCGCGTCGGGAGCGAAGGGCCGGCGGCGTGGTTCGCCGACGACGTGTACATGGGGTGGAACGACACCGAGGCGGGCATCCGCTACGAGTTCGACACGCGGTGGTCCGGGTCGCTGCTGCGCGAGGACGACGAGTGGCTGTTCACGGGAATGCACGTGTCGACCGAGGTGAACCGCTGA
- a CDS encoding Zn-ribbon domain-containing OB-fold protein, translating to MTLTYAEWTEALREDRLLGLACSCGHTNGTPTGACPHCGNRDLERVELPMTGVVHTETTIQVPPAGVAERGYQVGVVELGDARVMGRFGDEHAAIGDEVALAGVVEGDDGHPGPLFERV from the coding sequence GTGACCCTGACGTACGCGGAGTGGACCGAGGCCCTGCGCGAGGACCGCCTGCTCGGCCTCGCGTGCTCCTGCGGCCACACGAACGGCACCCCGACGGGCGCGTGCCCGCACTGCGGGAACCGCGACCTCGAACGGGTCGAACTCCCGATGACGGGCGTCGTCCACACGGAGACGACGATACAGGTGCCGCCCGCCGGCGTCGCGGAGCGCGGCTACCAGGTCGGCGTCGTCGAACTCGGCGACGCGAGGGTGATGGGTCGGTTCGGCGACGAACACGCCGCCATCGGCGACGAGGTGGCGCTCGCCGGCGTCGTCGAGGGCGACGACGGCCACCCCGGCCCGCTGTTCGAGCGGGTCTGA
- the cyaB gene encoding class IV adenylate cyclase, whose protein sequence is MYEVELKLPADHDAVRERLAALGAREVRTATQRDTYYDAPHRDFAATDEAFRLREETDDGGTVSKLTYKGPLVDAESKTREEHETAVADGDAARAIAEGLGFEPAAVVEKERVFYETDGFVVTLDTVTGLGTFVEAETEVGTEAEVPAARDRARELLADLGLDPEENVRTSYLGLLFEAGAATAAETDASE, encoded by the coding sequence GTGTACGAGGTCGAACTCAAGCTGCCGGCGGACCACGACGCCGTGCGCGAGCGGCTGGCCGCGCTCGGCGCCCGGGAGGTCCGGACGGCGACGCAGCGCGACACCTACTACGACGCCCCCCACCGCGACTTCGCGGCGACGGACGAGGCGTTCCGGCTCCGCGAGGAGACCGACGACGGCGGCACCGTCTCGAAGCTGACCTACAAGGGGCCGCTCGTGGACGCGGAGTCGAAGACCCGCGAGGAACACGAGACGGCGGTCGCGGACGGTGACGCGGCCCGCGCCATCGCCGAGGGACTGGGCTTCGAGCCCGCCGCCGTCGTCGAGAAGGAGCGCGTCTTCTACGAGACGGACGGGTTCGTCGTCACGCTCGACACCGTCACGGGGCTCGGAACGTTCGTGGAGGCGGAGACGGAGGTCGGAACCGAGGCCGAGGTGCCCGCGGCCCGCGACCGCGCCCGCGAACTGCTCGCCGACCTCGGCCTCGACCCCGAGGAGAACGTCCGCACGTCGTATCTCGGCCTGCTGTTCGAGGCCGGCGCCGCGACCGCCGCCGAGACGGATGCTTCGGAGTAA
- a CDS encoding tyrosine--tRNA ligase: protein MNAAERAALVTRYTEEAVTEEEIADILAERDDPHAYIGYAPTGEMHIGHFTTMRKLADFLAADVEVTVLVADLHAHLDDEKSPFELLDARSDYYEAAIRGMIEAAGADPSDVNFVRGTEYQLEEPYTLDLYRLIADTTISRAQRAGSEVVRQSDNPKLGGLVYTLMQSLDVAALDADIAYGGIDQRGIYMLAREALPGQGYDKPACVFAPLLSGLTGGKMSASDAGSKVNLTDSPEAVEEKIQGAYCPQGEVEDNGVLGYLKYLVFPVFDERGEELVVERPDEYGGDLVYGDYDALEADYVSGELHPADLKPGAAAAISDVIDPVRERLNAEPELLAAAYPEKYD from the coding sequence ATGAACGCCGCCGAGCGGGCCGCGTTGGTGACGCGGTACACCGAGGAGGCCGTGACGGAGGAGGAGATAGCGGACATCCTCGCGGAGCGCGACGACCCGCACGCCTACATCGGCTACGCCCCGACCGGCGAGATGCACATCGGCCACTTCACGACGATGCGGAAGCTGGCCGACTTCCTCGCCGCCGACGTGGAGGTGACGGTGCTGGTCGCGGACCTCCACGCCCACCTCGACGACGAGAAGTCGCCGTTCGAACTGCTCGACGCCCGCTCCGACTACTACGAGGCGGCCATCCGCGGGATGATCGAGGCCGCGGGCGCCGACCCGTCCGACGTGAACTTCGTCCGCGGGACGGAGTACCAGCTCGAGGAGCCGTACACGCTCGACCTCTACCGGCTCATCGCGGACACGACCATCTCGCGCGCCCAGCGGGCCGGCTCCGAGGTCGTCCGGCAGTCGGACAACCCCAAGCTCGGCGGGCTCGTCTACACCCTGATGCAGAGCCTCGACGTGGCGGCGCTCGACGCCGACATCGCCTACGGCGGCATCGACCAGCGCGGCATCTACATGCTCGCCCGCGAGGCGCTCCCCGGACAGGGGTACGACAAACCGGCCTGTGTGTTCGCGCCGCTGCTGTCGGGGCTGACCGGCGGGAAGATGTCGGCCTCGGACGCCGGCTCGAAGGTGAACCTCACCGACTCGCCCGAGGCGGTCGAGGAGAAGATACAGGGCGCCTACTGCCCGCAGGGCGAGGTCGAGGACAACGGCGTCCTCGGGTACCTGAAGTACCTCGTCTTCCCCGTGTTCGACGAGCGCGGCGAGGAGCTCGTCGTCGAGCGGCCCGACGAGTACGGCGGCGACCTCGTCTACGGCGACTACGACGCGCTCGAAGCCGACTACGTCTCCGGGGAGCTCCACCCGGCGGACCTCAAGCCCGGCGCGGCCGCGGCCATCTCCGACGTCATCGACCCGGTTCGCGAGCGGCTGAACGCCGAGCCGGAACTGCTCGCCGCGGCCTACCCCGAGAAGTACGACTAG
- a CDS encoding RAD55 family ATPase codes for MAERLRTGIDVLDRKLDGGIPAGSIVSLQAAPASQAELFLYELTATRGTLYLSLDRSEDAVAASVRGSTTRTGEPTVRHVNGDAPLDNATKLVSALPDASNLIIDPVDVLEQQEAPRYRNFLNELQNHIYNTGSLAVLHGLNGREVAPLRDTTLHMSDVVFDLETEVNGDRIENRLTVPKFRGGVAVPEVIKLELGEGVAIDTSRDIA; via the coding sequence ATGGCGGAACGGCTCCGGACGGGGATAGACGTCCTCGACCGCAAACTCGACGGGGGGATTCCGGCGGGGAGCATCGTCTCCCTGCAGGCGGCCCCCGCGAGCCAGGCGGAGCTGTTCCTCTACGAACTCACGGCGACGCGTGGCACGCTGTACCTGAGCCTCGACCGCTCGGAGGACGCGGTGGCGGCGAGCGTCCGCGGCTCCACCACCCGGACCGGCGAGCCCACGGTGCGCCACGTCAACGGCGACGCCCCGCTTGACAACGCCACGAAGCTCGTCTCCGCGCTCCCCGACGCCTCGAACCTCATCATCGACCCCGTGGACGTGCTGGAACAACAGGAGGCGCCGCGCTACCGGAACTTCCTCAACGAGCTCCAGAACCACATCTACAACACGGGGTCGCTCGCCGTCCTCCACGGCCTGAACGGCCGCGAGGTCGCGCCGCTGCGCGACACGACGCTCCACATGTCCGACGTGGTCTTCGACCTCGAAACCGAGGTGAACGGCGACCGCATCGAGAACCGCCTCACCGTGCCGAAGTTCCGCGGCGGCGTCGCCGTCCCCGAGGTCATCAAGCTCGAACTGGGCGAGGGCGTCGCCATCGACACCTCCCGCGACATCGCCTAA
- a CDS encoding sensor histidine kinase — MTTPPAGVAAARAEASDSERRRGWVPWGCATAALGVGLVAAEGWLLVTLSLTSFDRVAGLVPAASLSVGVVGTAWLWRHERWTVGETRRQFGWALLGGVSVGAAGALTVLHAAFNGTPLAHPVYLLAVWTMGGAVIGLLVSVYDVRRNRATAATTDARRDAERARQRLSVLNRVLRHDVRNHVNVIEGHTQRLVEEADGDRADSARAVERATADLVAVCDTARSFERLLGTADALPPRDAAALAREVAARREGLAPGADIRVDIEGSAPVPRVLELGLEQVVENAVVHHPGEATVTVTVAVADGSVTVTVADDGPGIPPGKPRCSTRRRRRNCSTAAGSGCGWRGGARSWPGATSRS, encoded by the coding sequence GTGACCACTCCTCCCGCAGGCGTCGCCGCGGCGCGGGCCGAGGCGTCCGACAGCGAGCGGCGCCGCGGGTGGGTTCCCTGGGGCTGCGCGACGGCCGCGCTCGGCGTCGGCCTCGTCGCCGCCGAGGGATGGCTCCTCGTCACGCTCTCGTTGACGTCCTTCGACCGGGTCGCGGGGCTGGTCCCCGCGGCCAGCCTGTCGGTCGGCGTCGTCGGGACCGCGTGGCTGTGGCGTCACGAGCGGTGGACGGTCGGGGAGACCCGCCGCCAGTTCGGCTGGGCGCTCCTCGGCGGGGTTTCCGTCGGTGCGGCCGGTGCCCTGACCGTCCTCCACGCGGCGTTCAACGGGACGCCGCTCGCCCACCCCGTCTATCTGCTCGCCGTGTGGACGATGGGCGGCGCCGTCATCGGCCTGCTCGTGAGCGTCTACGACGTGCGGCGGAACCGGGCGACGGCCGCGACCACGGACGCCCGACGCGACGCGGAGCGTGCCCGACAGCGGCTGAGCGTCCTCAACAGGGTGTTGCGCCACGACGTGCGCAACCACGTGAACGTCATCGAGGGGCACACCCAGCGGCTCGTCGAGGAGGCGGACGGCGACCGCGCGGACTCGGCGCGGGCCGTCGAGCGGGCGACCGCGGACCTCGTCGCCGTCTGTGACACGGCGCGCTCGTTCGAGCGGCTCCTCGGGACGGCGGACGCCCTGCCGCCGCGGGACGCCGCGGCACTCGCCCGGGAGGTGGCCGCACGCCGGGAGGGGCTCGCGCCCGGGGCCGACATCCGGGTCGATATCGAGGGCTCCGCGCCGGTCCCGCGCGTCCTCGAACTCGGGCTGGAACAGGTGGTCGAGAACGCGGTCGTCCACCACCCCGGCGAGGCGACCGTGACGGTGACCGTCGCCGTCGCGGACGGCTCCGTGACGGTGACCGTCGCGGACGACGGGCCGGGAATCCCGCCCGGGAAGCCGCGGTGCTCGACGCGACGGAGGAGACGCAACTGCTCCACAGCTGCGGGCTCGGGCTGTGGCTGGCGCGGTGGAGCGCGGAGCTGGCCGGGGGCGACCTCTCGCTCGTGA
- a CDS encoding FKBP-type peptidyl-prolyl cis-trans isomerase: MSDEAEEAAEAEETAEQETEATDEVEETEEATGLQAGDFIRIAYTARTVETDQLVDTTDEEVAEEEGVADQGTFEPRTIVLGEGHLFEAVEEAIIGGEVGDSGSVVIEAAEAFGEYDESEVRTVSANKIPDDSMRPGAQVQIDGEQGYLETIVGGRARVDFNHPLAGEDIEYDYEILEEVTDQLERAQGLFDMFLDLDLEMYIQEDEVEETSVEEPDEEGGEPETVTETVEKTSLYIEATPQLSMNQQWMFQKQQMGQQVMDLTGIDRIVIQEVIDGSGGMGMPGMMGGGMGMGGAGGAGGAGGADIEEALEDADIDADEIVDEIEE; encoded by the coding sequence ATGAGTGACGAAGCCGAGGAGGCCGCGGAGGCCGAGGAGACGGCAGAACAGGAGACCGAGGCGACCGACGAGGTCGAGGAGACGGAGGAGGCGACCGGCCTGCAGGCCGGCGACTTCATCCGCATCGCCTACACCGCCCGCACCGTCGAGACCGACCAGCTGGTCGACACGACGGACGAGGAGGTCGCGGAGGAGGAGGGCGTCGCCGACCAGGGCACCTTCGAGCCGCGCACCATCGTGCTCGGCGAGGGCCACCTGTTCGAGGCCGTCGAGGAGGCCATCATCGGCGGCGAGGTCGGCGACTCCGGCTCCGTCGTCATCGAGGCCGCCGAGGCGTTCGGCGAGTACGACGAGAGCGAGGTCCGCACCGTCTCGGCGAACAAGATCCCCGACGACTCGATGCGCCCCGGCGCGCAGGTCCAGATCGACGGCGAGCAGGGCTACCTGGAGACCATCGTCGGCGGCCGCGCCCGCGTCGACTTCAACCACCCGCTGGCCGGCGAGGACATCGAGTACGACTACGAGATACTCGAGGAGGTCACCGACCAGCTCGAACGCGCACAGGGGCTGTTCGACATGTTCCTCGACCTCGACCTGGAGATGTACATCCAGGAGGACGAGGTCGAGGAGACGAGCGTCGAGGAGCCGGACGAGGAGGGCGGCGAGCCCGAGACCGTCACCGAGACGGTCGAGAAGACCTCCCTCTACATCGAGGCGACCCCGCAGCTCTCGATGAACCAGCAGTGGATGTTCCAGAAGCAGCAGATGGGCCAGCAGGTCATGGACCTCACGGGCATCGACCGCATCGTCATCCAGGAGGTCATCGACGGCTCGGGCGGCATGGGCATGCCCGGCATGATGGGCGGCGGCATGGGCATGGGCGGCGCCGGCGGCGCCGGCGGCGCCGGCGGCGCGGACATCGAGGAGGCGCTGGAGGACGCGGACATCGACGCGGACGAGATCGTCGACGAGATCGAGGAGTAA
- a CDS encoding HNH endonuclease — protein MADPDPCALCGRYGDALPMERHHLVPEHRKESPVVTVCSPCHDQLHALFTNEELIEEYHTAERLRAADRMADYLDWIRGTDKTSIEVRTSDRVRRER, from the coding sequence GTGGCCGACCCCGACCCGTGCGCGCTGTGTGGTCGCTACGGGGACGCGCTCCCCATGGAGCGCCACCACCTCGTCCCCGAACACCGAAAGGAGTCGCCGGTCGTCACGGTGTGCTCGCCGTGTCACGACCAGCTCCACGCGCTGTTCACGAACGAGGAGCTCATCGAGGAGTACCACACCGCGGAGCGGCTGCGCGCGGCCGACCGGATGGCGGACTACCTCGACTGGATACGCGGCACCGATAAAACGAGCATCGAGGTCCGGACGAGCGACCGGGTCCGCCGGGAGCGTTAG
- a CDS encoding thioredoxin family protein yields MQLETMRPNPAWDEASYEDAVAAFAAVADEITVRVWGGDWCKDCRAQLPDFGAALDAAGVPEDRVHHYPVEKNDDGSKSGELVDEYGVELIPTVVVERDGEEVARFVEDEPVPIVVYLADRL; encoded by the coding sequence ATGCAACTGGAGACGATGCGGCCGAACCCAGCGTGGGACGAGGCCTCCTACGAGGACGCCGTCGCGGCGTTCGCCGCGGTCGCCGACGAGATAACGGTGCGCGTGTGGGGCGGGGACTGGTGTAAGGACTGCCGGGCGCAACTGCCCGACTTCGGCGCGGCACTCGACGCCGCGGGCGTCCCCGAGGACCGCGTCCACCACTACCCGGTGGAGAAGAACGACGACGGCTCGAAGTCGGGCGAACTCGTCGACGAGTACGGCGTCGAACTGATTCCGACGGTCGTCGTGGAGCGCGACGGCGAGGAAGTGGCGCGGTTCGTCGAGGACGAACCCGTCCCCATCGTCGTCTACCTCGCCGACCGGCTCTGA
- a CDS encoding thiolase C-terminal domain-containing protein, protein MARAAVVGAGMTKFGVHDTPLQELFGEAAFAALDDAGVAARDLDALYFGNAMSGQAENETHLGPRMASHIGAAGMEVQRFEDACATSANAFKNAVQAVDAGVHDAVLVGGVERCTPETGKDTPEMTRIFASASHRQYEQPTGLTFPGVFALLTKRHMHEYGTTEEQLAAVAVKNHAHGRLNPRAHFGKETTVEEVLEGPVVADPFRLMDCCPFSDGASAVVVVSDDLADSYDAPVDVTGVGHATDVVPIGDKANLTATQAARDAAESAYEQAGITADDADFAEVHDCFTGAEVLASEAIGFAPDGEGGAYAAEGRTSLDGDRPINPSGGLKAKGHPIGATGTAQIVELTEQIRGTVGERQVAGADTGVAHNLGGDSATTVVSVLEGRA, encoded by the coding sequence ATGGCACGTGCAGCCGTCGTCGGCGCCGGCATGACGAAGTTCGGCGTCCACGACACACCCCTACAGGAGCTGTTCGGCGAGGCCGCGTTCGCGGCGCTCGACGACGCCGGGGTCGCGGCGCGCGACCTCGACGCGCTCTACTTCGGCAACGCGATGAGCGGCCAGGCGGAGAACGAGACGCACCTCGGCCCGCGGATGGCGAGCCACATCGGCGCAGCGGGCATGGAGGTCCAGCGGTTCGAGGACGCCTGCGCCACCTCGGCGAACGCGTTCAAGAACGCCGTGCAGGCCGTCGACGCCGGCGTCCACGACGCCGTCCTCGTCGGCGGCGTCGAGCGGTGTACCCCCGAGACCGGGAAGGACACCCCCGAGATGACGCGCATCTTCGCCTCCGCCTCCCACCGGCAGTACGAACAGCCGACGGGGCTCACCTTCCCCGGCGTCTTCGCCCTGCTCACGAAGCGGCACATGCACGAGTACGGGACGACGGAGGAACAGCTCGCCGCCGTCGCGGTGAAGAACCACGCGCACGGCAGGCTGAACCCCCGCGCCCACTTCGGGAAGGAGACGACCGTCGAGGAGGTACTGGAGGGACCGGTCGTCGCCGACCCCTTCCGGCTGATGGACTGCTGTCCGTTCTCCGACGGGGCAAGCGCCGTGGTCGTCGTGAGCGACGACCTCGCGGACTCGTACGACGCGCCGGTCGACGTGACCGGCGTCGGTCACGCGACGGACGTGGTCCCCATCGGCGATAAAGCCAACCTGACCGCGACGCAAGCCGCGCGCGACGCCGCGGAGAGCGCCTACGAACAGGCCGGCATCACGGCCGACGACGCGGACTTCGCGGAGGTCCACGACTGCTTCACGGGCGCGGAGGTGCTGGCGAGCGAGGCCATCGGCTTCGCCCCCGACGGCGAGGGCGGCGCGTACGCGGCCGAGGGTCGGACCTCGTTGGACGGCGACCGGCCCATCAACCCCTCGGGCGGCCTGAAGGCGAAGGGCCACCCCATCGGCGCGACGGGCACGGCCCAGATCGTCGAACTCACGGAACAGATACGCGGCACGGTCGGCGAGCGGCAGGTCGCCGGCGCCGACACCGGCGTCGCACACAACCTCGGCGGGGACTCCGCTACGACCGTCGTCAGCGTGCTGGAGGGTCGCGCGTGA
- a CDS encoding PLP-dependent cysteine synthase family protein, with protein sequence MDRSVLGTVGSPLVQVASPPGSVVAAKLESKNPGGSAKDRPALAMVEAAERDGALDPGDTIVEPTSGNTGIGIAMVAAAKGYDATIVMPASKSPERQRVMRAYGATLELVEGDISDAKDRADEIEQEAGAVQLRQFENEANPRAHYETTGREILHQVGDREVDALVAGVGTGGTLSGIGRRLREAFPEVEIVAVEPEDSAVLSGKEPENDSFQGMGPGFVSPNLDIDLVDSVETVGIEAAEAECRRLAREEGILVGQSSGASNLAAKRVAERLADEADCPGPDATTDLLHGEPTAPETDLPEDCPLVVTVFWDSGERYMSTGMFD encoded by the coding sequence ATGGACCGAAGCGTGCTGGGGACCGTCGGCTCGCCGCTCGTGCAGGTGGCCTCGCCGCCCGGCAGCGTCGTCGCCGCGAAATTGGAGTCGAAGAACCCCGGCGGGAGCGCGAAGGACCGGCCCGCCCTCGCGATGGTCGAGGCCGCGGAGCGCGACGGCGCGCTCGACCCGGGCGACACCATCGTGGAACCCACCTCGGGCAACACCGGCATCGGCATCGCGATGGTCGCCGCCGCGAAGGGGTACGACGCCACCATCGTGATGCCGGCCTCGAAGTCCCCCGAGCGCCAGCGCGTGATGCGCGCGTACGGTGCGACCCTCGAACTCGTGGAGGGGGACATCTCCGACGCGAAGGACCGCGCCGACGAGATAGAGCAAGAGGCGGGCGCCGTCCAACTGCGGCAGTTCGAGAACGAGGCGAACCCCCGCGCCCACTACGAGACGACCGGGAGGGAGATTCTCCACCAGGTGGGCGACCGCGAGGTGGACGCGCTCGTCGCCGGGGTCGGAACCGGGGGAACGCTCTCAGGCATCGGTCGCCGCCTGCGGGAGGCGTTCCCCGAGGTGGAAATCGTCGCCGTCGAGCCCGAGGACAGCGCCGTCCTCTCCGGGAAGGAGCCGGAGAACGACTCCTTTCAGGGGATGGGGCCGGGTTTCGTCTCCCCGAACCTCGACATCGACCTCGTCGACTCGGTGGAGACGGTCGGCATCGAGGCGGCGGAGGCCGAGTGTCGCCGCCTCGCCCGCGAGGAGGGGATTCTGGTGGGCCAGTCGTCGGGCGCGTCGAACCTCGCGGCGAAGCGCGTGGCCGAGCGGCTCGCGGACGAGGCCGACTGCCCCGGCCCGGACGCGACGACGGACCTCCTGCACGGCGAGCCGACCGCGCCCGAGACGGACCTCCCCGAGGACTGTCCGCTCGTCGTCACGGTGTTCTGGGACTCGGGCGAGCGCTACATGTCGACCGGGATGTTCGACTAG
- a CDS encoding methionine adenosyltransferase, whose product MTERNIRVEPAVGRAVEEEEVEIVERKGIGHPDSICDGVAEHVSRALARAYLDRVGRVLHFNTDETQLVAGTAAPAFGGGEVVDPIYLLVVGRATKEFVTEEGDVVRIPTESIALEAARDYLREHFPELDLETDVVVDVKLGEGSGDLQTVFGEEGAEVPMANDTSFGVGHAPLTETERIVREVERRLVESYPEPHLGQDVKVMGKREGDEIDVTVAAAMVDAHLDDIDAYAAAVESVREYVAGVAAEYTDRDVSVQVNTADDIEHGSVYLTTTGTSAEQGDDGSVGRGNRANGLITPNRSMSMEATSGKNPVNHIGKIYNLLSTEIAEAVVAEVEGIEEIRVRLLSQIGQPIDAPHVADAALVTEEGVAVGDIEAEVAAVIDRELADVTAITQRVIDGELSTF is encoded by the coding sequence ATGACTGAGCGCAATATTCGCGTCGAGCCCGCCGTCGGGCGTGCGGTGGAGGAGGAGGAGGTCGAGATCGTCGAGCGCAAGGGTATCGGTCACCCCGACTCCATCTGCGACGGCGTCGCGGAGCACGTCTCGCGGGCGCTCGCCCGGGCGTACCTCGACCGCGTCGGCCGCGTCCTCCACTTCAACACGGACGAGACACAGCTGGTCGCCGGCACGGCCGCCCCCGCCTTCGGCGGCGGCGAGGTCGTCGACCCCATCTACCTGCTCGTGGTCGGCCGCGCGACGAAGGAGTTCGTGACCGAGGAGGGCGACGTGGTTCGCATCCCCACCGAGTCCATCGCGCTGGAGGCCGCCCGCGACTACCTCCGCGAGCACTTCCCCGAACTCGACCTCGAAACCGACGTCGTCGTGGACGTGAAGCTCGGCGAGGGCTCCGGCGACCTCCAGACGGTGTTCGGCGAGGAGGGCGCGGAGGTGCCGATGGCGAACGACACCTCTTTCGGCGTCGGCCACGCGCCGCTCACGGAGACGGAACGCATCGTCCGCGAGGTGGAGCGACGGCTGGTCGAGTCGTACCCCGAGCCCCACCTCGGACAGGACGTGAAGGTGATGGGGAAGCGCGAGGGCGACGAGATAGACGTGACCGTCGCGGCCGCGATGGTGGACGCCCACCTCGACGACATCGACGCGTACGCGGCCGCCGTCGAGTCCGTCCGCGAGTACGTCGCCGGGGTCGCGGCCGAGTACACCGACCGCGACGTGAGCGTGCAGGTGAACACGGCCGACGACATCGAGCACGGCTCCGTCTACCTCACCACGACGGGCACCTCCGCCGAGCAGGGGGACGACGGCTCCGTGGGCCGCGGCAACCGCGCCAACGGCCTCATCACCCCGAACCGCTCCATGTCGATGGAGGCCACGTCGGGGAAGAACCCCGTCAACCACATCGGGAAGATATACAACCTCCTCTCGACCGAGATAGCCGAGGCGGTCGTCGCCGAGGTCGAGGGCATCGAGGAGATACGCGTCCGCCTGCTGTCGCAGATCGGCCAGCCCATCGACGCCCCGCACGTCGCGGACGCCGCGCTCGTCACCGAAGAGGGCGTCGCCGTCGGCGATATCGAGGCGGAGGTCGCGGCCGTCATCGACCGCGAACTGGCGGACGTGACGGCCATCACCCAGCGCGTCATCGACGGCGAGCTCTCGACGTTTTAG